The Coffea arabica cultivar ET-39 chromosome 6e, Coffea Arabica ET-39 HiFi, whole genome shotgun sequence genome contains the following window.
GATGATTGGAGCGGTGGTGGGATTTAAATGTTTTGCATGGCTACATTGTATGGCTTAATCAAGACCTGTGACAATGAATCCATATAAAGTGTGAAGTTCAAGTGAATTAATCAAGACCCATGGCTATATCGTATGAATTAACCAAGGCTCGTGGCtatattgatgcttaaatctcAGCCTTGCAGCATTCAAATCAAattgggaaaaaaagaagaatgtcGAAACTTGTCCGTTCCAATCTTGCTTCAGTCTTCAGCATTCGCAAACAAGTTTCGAGAGGGCATTtgtagaaaatgaaattttaattaattcttaaaattaccattggtctataaattatttttgtggCTTATTTCTATCCAATTGGATATTGTCACATGTCATGTacatttgaaaaaattgattattaAATGGCCAATTGTATTTTGCCACGTGTCAAATTGAGGTGTTCCAATTAATTGAAATTATTGGGATGTCTCTACCAATCAAATCATATCATGTCACATGTCTATTGGATAgatatctaaatatttatttcttattaaagagataatatttagagttgtttaatttgtatgtatttcttatatactgcaatagTTTGTCCAACCAAATGGCGCCACGTCATGTGTCCCTACAAGTTTGGCTAATCAAGGAATTATTTATtagtattatctctttattagtaaatataaaatgaagagataatatttaagtTGGCACAGTCCTAATGTGACTGCGTGTCTTGCAAGACAACTAGAGTGGTATACATGTTTTCAACCTCTACCTCTTCCTACAGTTATAAATAGGGGTCTCTCTACCAAGTCAAAGACACACATCAAGAGGCATCTCATACACTCAAGTATTGAAGCTCCAAGTTACGAAGGTCTAGGTCTTCAAGCTCCTCAAATCTTCCACATATCAAGGCTTGAgccttcaaatattttcaagttcttcaaatcttccatatcaagatttgcAGGAATCGGTGGttgatccaagaacaagctgcgaaACCCTTGGATTGGCgttcgaggagaagaatcgaAGGAAACTCTCTATAAGTTCGAGAAAATTTCAGAGATTGTACCCACATATTTtcctaaatttatatattacatatttgttgtgtatttcttttttcttgtcatTTTACAAACTTGAAATTTTAATTGCATACAAAGGCAACAACACTTTTATCCCTTTCCGGTCTCTGTTATACCAACTAGCCCAAAATCCCACCATATATGCTAGCAAACTAATTTATTAGAATTAGAAACCAATCCCACATGGTGCTCTATTGAATCTATTTAGCTTAAATACAAGAGATTTACATTAAATCAACTGACAAATATCATTCTCATACTATAGTATTATGCATACATATACACAGTAAATATGTTGTGCCATATTCTTGCTAAACACAAATTTAACTGATCGCATATTCTAAAACTAGCAAGTTTTTTAGCTATCTTATTCTATATTATCATCCCTCAACAACTAACCATATTAGGCAGCATATATCAACATAACTATAAGTTGCAGAAATTTTGACACCATTAAACACTATAGGTTCCAAATTCAAGGAAACTTTGCATCAACAGTTTGCAAGTTCTTTAATGCTCCTGTTGAAACACAAGACTCGATCAAACTTTTTGGCTTTTTCAAATGACTTGAAAATATAAAGAAGCAACTAACGTCAAATTTAATCAGGACATTGGCATGTTAATCTTAACTAAGATAGAGAAGGaagaacaaaaaacaaaagcatTATCATAACAATCAAGAGCAGTTCACATCGTAAGAGCTTAAAAGAATAACGAGAGGAATAAGTTGCAACCTTGGCCTTAGTTAAAAGATTGCTACATGTCATATGGTATTAATGACATGTAAGAGCTTGAAAGTATTAGGCAACTACATTATGGCCTTAAGAAAAAAAGTGTTGCATCTAATATACTCAAGCATCATATATTGGCAATCTCTGCCATCTCATTGAGGTTATCCATAGAACAGAAAAGCTTATCGAAGTTTAATGTTATTTACCCCCACCTCCTTCTTTTATCCCAATTGATCTGATACATATTAAGAAATGCACATACTATCAAGAGGCCATAGCTTATATTCAATATACTAGAGGAACTAGGCTGTGCAAGGCACAACCTTGGCCCTCCCAAAAATACTGATCATTGGAAAAGCATATATAACAATTATAGTTGCAGAATAGGTACATAATACCATAATTATCATTCATAGATAACTGTCAATAATTTCAGTAGCAATTACACACATTCCAGTACAATTAAGTCCCAAGTAGAGATATATTGTCATGCTAATAGTCTTTTTCAAAGTTCATTTTAGTTACATAATATCACATATTAGGATCCATTAACTTCTAGTCATAGAGAGAATGTTAATAGATTCTAATATGATGGCAAAAGATAGCATGCTAGAAGTTCAGTAGCATACATGatgaacaaaaggatgaacaaaagagaatatgaagctATGTGGCTGCTACATTTTGCAGATTCATGTGGCTTCTTGAGAGGGCTCATATGAGCAGATTTTGGAGATGCAGGTTTGTTATCTTCAGCACTGCTTTTTTGCAGCAATTGAGGGAACAACTTCAATGGTTGTCTTCTCAGCAAAAGGTACATTAGTTCTGGGAATTGGAGCTTCAAAAGTTAAGTTTCTTGATGCGAATTCTTCCCTGACGGTGAAATTCATCCTCACGAAACCCACAATCTTGATGGAGAATTTTCCAGGTTTGGTTGGCGGAATCCCTTTCGACCCAATCTAATCCTCTAAGTTACAAACACTCTTGATACGATCTCAACCCGCGACTTaacgaattagcgaaccaaGGAATTTTGGTAGGATGGCGCCACAAATAAGTGCGtttcttgtttgataagccAAAGTTGGACTTCCTAGAAAACTATCTAAGATGTTCAAGGGGTGCTTGCAAGAAGCCAAGAGAATTCTCTCAATTTTATTAATGAATCAAAATCTCCTGTTGTTGTTGGCTTGAAGCTTATTTATAGCTTCTTACAATTCAAACCCTAATGAAACTTGAAAACTAGAATTCGGCCCAACTATGGCCCATCATGGCCAAACCCAGCAAGGGACTATGGCCGAAACTAATAGCTAAAAATAAGGTAACGAATGACTAAAAATGGCAAGGACTTCAACACTTAAGTCACTTGCTTTATTCTACTaattgaaaccaaaaaaattgaTTAACTTGAACTTGATGGATCTTGTGACTCGAAGTGCCTTGTGTCAAGGGTCTTGATCCTCTAGTTGGAGTAGAGTCACGTACTCCGAACCATCTTCAAAGATCGAACTACCTTCCTTAACTTCTTGTACCACACGTACCAAGATATTCAATTACTCCCTCATTCGCTTGGCACGAGCTCTAGTGATTGGTCCGATTGGTATCACCACGTTCTTGGTAGTAGCTTGGATGACCGCATCATTcgcctcctcttgagaaggatttgtcctcaaatcaagcATGTCACCTACATCAAATGGGTTTAAGTCAGAGACGTTGAATATAGCGCTAACACCATACTCACCAGGCAGATCCAGTTTATAGGCGTTGTCGTTGATGCGTTCAAGGATCTGGAATGATCCATCGCCACGAGGTGAGAGCTTGCTACGGCGTTGGATGGGGAACCATTCTTTGCACAgatgtagccaaacccaatcacctggttcgAACACAAGCTTGCGTCTACCTTTGTTGGCTTGTTGAACAATTTGGGCCGTACGTTTCTCTATGTTCAAGCGAGCCTTCTCATGAAACCTTTGAACAAATTCAGCCTTTTGTTGCCCATTGAGGTTAGCTCTTTCACTTAAAGGTAACGGGGTCAAATCCAAAGATGTCAAGGGGTTAAatccataaacaatttcaaatggAGAGTATTGAGTAGTGGAATGTACAACCCTATTACATGCAAACTCTACGTGAGGTAGGCACTCCTCCCAATTTTTCAAGTTGGATTTGATGATAGTGCGTAAAAGAATAAAGAGAGTGCGATTGACAACCTCGGTTTGTCCATCggtttgtggatgactagtggttgAAAATAGTAATTTAGTGCCCAACTttgaccacaaagtcttccaaaaataagagagaaattTGACATCTCTATCAGACACTATAGTCCCAGGAATGCCATGCAACCGAACAATTTCTTTGTAAAACAAGTCTGCtatatgagatgcatcatccGTTTTATGGCAAGCAATAAAGTGTGCCATTTTTCAAAATCGATCAGCAACTACATAAATAGAGTCATGCCCTTTCTTAGACCTAGGTAAGCCAAGAATGAAGTCCATAGAAAGATCTACCCAAGGTGCATCAGGAATTGGTAAAGGCAAGTATAAACCATGGGGTTGTACCTTAGATTTTACCTTCTTGCATACTATGCATCAGCTCACCACCTTCTCAACATCACGTCTCATCCGTGGTGAGTGGAAATGCTCCTGCAACATAGATAGAGTCTTTACAACTCCGAAATGTCTCATTAAACCACCTCCATGTGCTTTTTTTACTAGTAAGAGTCGAATGGAACAGTTAGGGATGCAAAGGCGATTTAAGTAGAATAGATAACCATAAAAAACCGAGTAATTTCCTTGGGCAGCTTGAGAGCAATTCTAGAATGTGTCACCAAAGTCGGTATCGCTCACATACATATCTTTGAGCAACTCGAAACCGAGTAACTTAGCATCAAGAGTAGTGAGTAGAGAATACCTGCGGGATAGTGCATCGGCCACTATGTTACTCTTACCATTCTTATACTTGATGACGAACGGGAATGTCTCAATGAAGGCAACCCATCGCGCATGTCTCTTGTTAAGGTTGTGTTGTGCCTTCAAGTACTTGAGAGATTCATGATCGGTGTGAACTATGAACTCTTTGGGTCTCAAGTAGTGCTGCCATACTCGTAATGCTCGAACCAAGGCATATAATTCCTTGTCATAGGTCGAGTAATTCAAAGCGGCCTCGTTGAGTTTCTCAATAAAGTATGCCACAGGCTTACCTTTTTGCATTAGTACGGCTCCAACTCCTATCCCTGAAGCGTCACATTTAATTTCAAAAGCTTTAGCAAAATCAGGGAGGGTTAAAACGGGTGCATGTGTTAACTTATCCTTTAGTGTTCGGAAGACTTGCTCTTGTTCCTCCCCCTAGATGAATTTCTCGTTTGTCTTGATGAGTGCAGTGAGTGGGGCGGCCAGGATGCTAAAATCTTTCACAAATCGTCTGTAGAAACCTGCAAGCCCATGGAAGCTACACACATCCCCAATGGACTTAGGGGTTGGCCACTCTTGGATAGCCTGTACCTTAGACTCATCCACTTGTATCCCCTGTGCACTGATCACAAATCTTAAAAACACAAGGTGGTTAGTACCAAAATTACACTTCTTGAGATTAGCGTATAGCTTCTTCCTTCGAAGTATATCCAAAACAGCTTTTCAATGTTCAAGATGCTCTTCCATGCTACGGCTATAAATAAGGATATCGTCAAAATAAACTACTATAAATTTCCCTAAGAATGGTCTCAAGACATGGTTCATAAGCCGCATAAAGGTGctaggtgcattggttaacctgAAAGGCATTACTAACCATTCATACAAACCATACTTAGTTTTGAAAGCAATTTTTCATTCATCTCCTTCCTTAATTCGAATTTGATGGTATCCACTCTTTAAGTCAATTTTGGTAAAATGATTGCACCATGTAACTCATCAAGCATATCGTCTAACCTAGGTATATGGTGACGATACTTTACCGTAATCGCTTTTACAGCTCGACAGTCGGTGCACATGCGCCATGCACCATCCTTCTTAGGTACTAGAATCACCGGCATCGCGCAAGGGTTTAAACTCTCTCTCGCCCATCCCTTCTCTAGCAACTCGTCCACTTGACGTTGTAGCTCCTTTGTTTTCTCGGGATTGCTCTTGTAGGCCGGACGATTAGGTACGGTTGCTTGGTGTTCAATTCCgcgaatgggtggtaaaccacTTGGAATATCCTTGGGAAAGATGTCCTTGTAATCCTGCAAAAGTGGAACAACAACAGTTGGGAAGTTAGTAAATGGATCATCATTGGACAACCCTACTTCTTTGCATACAAGTACAAGAAGTGGTTGTCGTGCACTCATAGCTCGATGTACTTGTTTGGCTTTTACGAGCATCAAGTGCTTTCCCTCatttttcccctcttttcttttcctttcctcaCTAGCTGAATGTACAtgtgcctttttcttttcattttgttaGGTTCTAAGTTCCTTCTTTTTCCGCTCACTTTCTAACTCCAATTCCTTTTGAAGATTCTCTTGGTCGGCACGAACTTGCTTAGGCGATAGGGGTGCAAAAGTAATATTGTGGTCCTTATACATGAAGGAGTACTTGTTACTCATGCCCTCGAAGTTCACTCGCCTGTCATATTGCAATGGTCGCCCAAGGATTATGTGGCTTGCATGCATGGGTACCACGTCACACAGAATTTCATCTTCATAGCGACCTATCTTGAAGGAGACCAATACTTGTTTGGCTACTCGAACCTCTCCACTATTATTATGCCATTGAAGTTTGTAGGGCCGAGGGTGCTCCGTAGTTGGCAAGCCCAACTTCTCCACCATAGTAGCACTAGCAATATTCGTGCAACTGTCGCCGTTAATGATAAGACTGCATAACTTGCCCTGAACTAAGCAACGTGTATAGAAGATGTTTTCTCGTTGCTCATCATCCTCTAGGGGTCGTGCGGTTAAGGCTCGTCGTGCAACAAGCCCGAATCCCACTTCACCCTCAAGTGCACATTCTTCTCCTTCATTCGAGTCATCTTCATCTGCAGCTAAGGGTGGCATATCGACATATTCGGCTTCATCATCGGTGACGATTTCCCTATTAGATAGGACTAGCATGATCCGTTGGTTAGGACAATGCTTGACAATGTGTCCCCgcccttggcatttgaagcatcgaTCATCTCTTCCTCCTACTTTGGCTTGGTTGGTCACCAATTTCCCTTTGTTGTCTCCCTTAGTTGGCTCGACTTTTACTTTGTTAGGAAACACGGGTTTTGTTCGATTGAACCCTCCTCGGTCTTCGCTCCTTCGCTCATTCCTTGGAGTGAATTGTCTTGAGTTTGGGGTAGAGTAAGAATATCCAGCCCGTGGGTTACTCCTTCTCTTAAGACGATGCTCCACCTTTTCAGCTTTGGCCACCAACTCGTGGAGCTCTAGGTAATGCTCCAACTCAACCTTCTCGGCAATGTCAGGTCGAAGGCCATTTAAGAATCTCGCCATGGTTGCTTCCTTGTCTTCTTGAACATCGGCCCTTAGCATGAGAATCTCCATCTCCTTGTGATATTCATCTACACTCCTAGTGCCTTGCGTAAGAGTTTGTAACCGTTGGTACAAATCTCTATAGTAATGGTTGGGCACAAATCGGGTCCTCATCATGCCCTTTAACTCGGTCCAAGACATGATCTCCCGTAGCCTACTTCTTCGTCGAGATGCGGTAAGTTGATCCCACCGTACGACTGCATATTCATTAAACTCAATCACGGCCAACTTTACCTTTTGCTCATCTGTATAGTTTTGGCAAGCAAAAATCATCTCCCCCTTCGATTCCCACTCCAAATATGCTTCCGAATCTGACCTTCCCTtgaattctggaattttcatCTTAATGCCTTTAAAAGGGTCGGAGGTTTCTTCTCAGGTCCGTGGCTTAGGCTTGGGACGCCTAAT
Protein-coding sequences here:
- the LOC140009808 gene encoding uncharacterized protein yields the protein MSARQPLLVLVCKEVGLSNDDPFTNFPTVVVPLLQDYKDIFPKDIPSGLPPIRGIEHQATVPNRPAYKSNPEKTKELQRQVDELLEKGWARESLNPCAMPVILVPKKDGAWRMCTDCRAVKAITGIQVDESKVQAIQEWPTPKSIGDVCSFHGLAGIGVGAVLMQKGKPVAYFIEKLNEAALNYSTYDKELYALVRALRVWQHYLRPKEFIVHTDHESLKYLKAQHNLNKRHARWVAFIETFPFVIKYKNGKSNIVADALSRRYSLLTTLDAKLLGFELLKDMYVSDTDFGDTF
- the LOC140009809 gene encoding uncharacterized protein — protein: MKIPEFKGRSDSEAYLEWESKGEMIFACQNYTDEQKVKLAVIEFNEYAVVRWDQLTASRRRSRLREIMSWTELKGMMRTRFVPNHYYRDLYQRLQTLTQGTRSVDEYHKEMEILMLRADVQEDKEATMARFLNGLRPDIAEKVELEHYLELHELVAKAEKVEHRLKRRSNPRAGYSYSTPNSRQFTPRNERRSEDRGGFNRTKPVFPNKVKVEPTKGDNKGKLVTNQAKVGGRDDRCFKCQGRGHIVKHCPNQRIMLVLSNREIVTDDEAEYVDMPPLAADEDDSNEGEECALEGEVGFGLVARRALTARPLEDDEQRENIFYTRCLVQGKLCSLIINGDSCTNIASATMVEKLGLPTTEHPRPYKLQWHNNSGEVRVAKQVLVSFKIGRYEDEILCDVVPMHASHIILGRPLQYDRRVNFEGMSNKYSFMYKDHNITFAPLSPKQVRADQENLQKELELESERKKKELRT